The DNA region TAGGCCACCGGCAGCATCACCGGCACAAGGATCATGATCGCGGCAAGCGTTTCCATGAACATGCCGACGATCAGCAGCAGCATGATGACCATGGCCCAGATCGCGTAGATATTGGTGGTCAGGTTCAGCACGCCCCCGGCAATCACGCTGGGAATGTCGTTTTCGACCAGGATGCGGCCAAAGATTGTGGCGGTGAACAAGACCAGAAGCACGCGGCCCGAAAGCCAGGTCGTCGCCTCCAGCGCCTTGACGATTTCGCCAAGGTCGAGCTCGCGATAGATCACCGCGCCGACGAAAAGCGTGTAGAAGATCGCGACGATCGCGGCTTCGGTCGGGGTGAAAAGCCCGGCATAGATCCCGCCAAGGATGACGAGGGGGGCCAGGAGTGCCCAGAACCCGTGATAGCAGGCCTTCACGAACTTGCTCAGCGACAGCGGCTCGGCCGAGCCGTAGAAACCCCGCATCCGGCAGCGGATGTAGTTCATGGTCAGCAGGCAGGTCGCCATCACGACGCCGGGCAGGAAGCCTGCGATAAAGAGCTTCGAGATCGACACCGACTGGAACTGGCCATAGGTCTCGACCGCCTCGGGCGGGGGCATCATGCCCATCGCCGAGATGCCGAAGATGACCATCGGGATCGAGGGCGGAATGATGATCCCCAACCCGCCCGACGCGGCGGTGACCGAGGCGGCATAGCCCTTGCCGTAGCCTGCCCGCGCCATCGCGGGGATCATCAGCATGCCCACGGCGGCGGTGGTCGCCGGGCCCGAGCCCGAGATCGCGCCGAAGAACAGGCAGGCCACGATCGTCGCGGCGGAAAGGCCGCCGGTGAATGGCCCGGCCAGGCTTTCGGCCACGTTGATGAGGCGCCGCGACAGGCCCGCGGCCTCCATCAATGCACCCGCCAGAATGAACGAGGGCAGCGCCATCAGCGGGAAGGACCCGACCGAAGACCAGGCCATCTGCACCATCTTGATCGGGTTGTCGCCAAGGTAGAACATCGCGGCAAGTGCGGCCACGCCCAGCCCGACGGTGATCGGTGCGCCCAGCAGCAGAAGGCCGAAGAAGGAGCCGAAGAGAATTTCGATGAGATGGGCGTTCATTGTACCTGTCCCCGCATCTGGCGATGGGTTCCATCGTCCTCGGCCAGCTCGATCATCTGCTCGACCTCGACCTTGTCGGGATCGCGCGGATCAATGCCGCAGACCAGCTTGAGATAGTTCACCTGGATGATGCGGATCGTCATCAGCGTGAAGGCGATCGGCAGGACCATGTAGACCCAGCGCATTTCCCAGCCCAGCGTCTGGGCCTTCACGAAGGGTTTGAGCCGGCCGATGAAGACCGAGGCCTGCCAGATGAAGACGATGTTGAAGCCGATCCAGAACAGGTCGCCGATCGCCTCGATCGCGCGGGCCATGCGGCGCGGCAATGCGTTCAGGTGGAACGAGACGCGGTTATGGGCCGCCATGCGCGCCGCATAGGAGGCGCCGAAATACGCGAACCAGACGAAAAGGATGACCGAGAGTTCTTCGATCCAGGTGATCGAGAAGCCAAAGATTTGCCGTGCGACGATCTGGACGAAAAGCAGGGTCACGAAGATCGCCAGAAGGACGCGGCAGATGTAGCTTTCGAGCTTGTCGAGATGTTGCCAGAATGCAGACATGACCAGCCTCGGGATGAGGGGAGACGAGGAGGGGGGGGGAACAGGCGCAGAGCGGGACGCGCGGACGGCCCGCGCGCCCGTCGTCAGGCTTATTGCACCGGGTCGCGACCCAGCGAGGTCAGCACGTTGTTCAGGACGTCCTTGCCGCCGATCTGGTCATAGAACTTGGGCCAGACCGCGTTGGTGGCAAGTTCGATGAATTCCTTCTCGCCCTCGGCGGGCTCGGTGATGTCCATGCCGCGCGCGACCAGCTCGTCGCGGATCTTCGCTTCCTCTCCGCGCAGGAACTCCGCGCTGAAGGCGGTGGCTTCCTTGCCCGCATCCAGCACCTGCTGCTGTTCTTCGGGCGAAAGCGACTGGAAAAGGCTTTCCGACACGATCAGCGGCTCGATCGAGAAGATGTAGCGCAGGTTCGTGATGTGCTTCTGCACCTCGTCGAACTTCATGGCATAGATCGTCATGTAGGGGTTGTCCTGCCCGTCGACGACCTTCTGTTGCAGCGCCGCAAAAGTTTCGCCCCAGGCCATCGGGGTCGGGTTGATGCCCCAGGACTTGTAGGTTTCGATCATGATCTCGTTCTTGGGCACCCGGACGACCAGGTCCTTGAGATCGGCGACGGTCGAAACCGGCTTTTTCGAATTCGTCAGCACGCGGAAGCCGGAATAGGCCCAGCCGATGATGCGCACGCCCGCATCCTCGATCGTCTGGTCGATCATCTGCTGGCCGATGTCGCCCTGCGTCAGCTTCTCGGCATCTTCAAGGCTCAGGATCACATAGGGCAGCGTCATCGTGCCGACCGAGGGCGAGAACGGGGTGATGTTGTTGATCGCAAGGATCGAGAAATCCAGCGTGCCCGTCGCCGCCGCGGTCACGGTATCCTGTTCGTCGCCAAGCTGGCCGTTCAGGAACAGCTTGCCGGTCATGTTGCCGCCGGATTTCTCTTCAAGCGCGGCCACGAAGGCCTTGCCAAGCGCTTCCTGGGTGCCGCCCGCGCCATCGCCGACGGCAATGCGATACTCGGCGGCATGTGCTGGCAGCGACAGGGCCAGCACGGTCGCGGCACCGGTCAGAAATCGCGTCATCATGTTCATGTTCATTTCCCTGTCGTTGAGTGCGACGCGTTGATCGCGTTCGCTTGATGACAGAAATATTGCGCTGCGGCGTGCCCGAGGATATGTCCAGTTCAAGCCGAATATAGGTCCAGATGCGCAACCGTATCCCCCCCGAGATGATCATCCTGCGCCAGGGGGATGCGCT from Paracoccus sp. MBLB3053 includes:
- a CDS encoding TRAP transporter small permease; amino-acid sequence: MSAFWQHLDKLESYICRVLLAIFVTLLFVQIVARQIFGFSITWIEELSVILFVWFAYFGASYAARMAAHNRVSFHLNALPRRMARAIEAIGDLFWIGFNIVFIWQASVFIGRLKPFVKAQTLGWEMRWVYMVLPIAFTLMTIRIIQVNYLKLVCGIDPRDPDKVEVEQMIELAEDDGTHRQMRGQVQ
- a CDS encoding TRAP transporter substrate-binding protein, with protein sequence MNMMTRFLTGAATVLALSLPAHAAEYRIAVGDGAGGTQEALGKAFVAALEEKSGGNMTGKLFLNGQLGDEQDTVTAAATGTLDFSILAINNITPFSPSVGTMTLPYVILSLEDAEKLTQGDIGQQMIDQTIEDAGVRIIGWAYSGFRVLTNSKKPVSTVADLKDLVVRVPKNEIMIETYKSWGINPTPMAWGETFAALQQKVVDGQDNPYMTIYAMKFDEVQKHITNLRYIFSIEPLIVSESLFQSLSPEEQQQVLDAGKEATAFSAEFLRGEEAKIRDELVARGMDITEPAEGEKEFIELATNAVWPKFYDQIGGKDVLNNVLTSLGRDPVQ
- a CDS encoding TRAP transporter large permease, with product MNAHLIEILFGSFFGLLLLGAPITVGLGVAALAAMFYLGDNPIKMVQMAWSSVGSFPLMALPSFILAGALMEAAGLSRRLINVAESLAGPFTGGLSAATIVACLFFGAISGSGPATTAAVGMLMIPAMARAGYGKGYAASVTAASGGLGIIIPPSIPMVIFGISAMGMMPPPEAVETYGQFQSVSISKLFIAGFLPGVVMATCLLTMNYIRCRMRGFYGSAEPLSLSKFVKACYHGFWALLAPLVILGGIYAGLFTPTEAAIVAIFYTLFVGAVIYRELDLGEIVKALEATTWLSGRVLLVLFTATIFGRILVENDIPSVIAGGVLNLTTNIYAIWAMVIMLLLIVGMFMETLAAIMILVPVMLPVAYMVGIDPVHFGIVMICTLSVGFQTPPLGENLFIASGISGVSIERISLRAMPFALASTIAIFVIACFPQIALWLPRIMGY